A segment of the Desulfovibrio sp. Huiquan2017 genome:
TCTGCCCCTGGCCGACGCGAACACCCTGCCCGTATTCGAGATGCTCGACGGCCAACAGATCGAGGGCGAGGTCTACCTCTTCGCCTTTGAAAACGACCAGCCCGTGACCGAGCAGGATATTGAAACTGCGGCGGGCGCGGCCACTTCCGGCTCCGGCGCGGGCGATTACAACGACGATCCCGGCGCCCTGTTCGACGGCCTGGACGCCCTGGGCCCGCAGGGTGACGCCTACGGCAGCCAGACCTTCCCCACCCTGGAGCCCGCCACCATCGACCTGCCCGAAGCGGGGCCAATCCCCCCGGTGGCCGTGGACGACGTCAATCAGGTCATCGAGAGCGGCTGGAACCGCGAAGGCGGCGAAAACGGCCATTACGAAGGCCAGGACTCCTTTGGCTTGGCCACCGGCAACTTGCTGCTCAACGATTATGACGGCGACAACATCGACTACCCCGAGACCGGCGGCATCCAGACCGAACTCATCGTCAACACCATCGACTTCCCCGGCAACGACTTCACCGGCAACAACCCGGGCCCGACGGTCGTTTCAGACACCGGCACCCAGGTCAACGGCCAATACGGCACTCTGACCGTATCCGCCGACGGCTCTTATGAATATGTATTGGACGAAACCCTGGCAGCCCCCCTGCGCCAGGGGCAGGAAGTGCTTGAGCAGTTCCTGTACACGGCTGCGGACCCGGACGGCAACGTGAGTAACACCGCCACCCTGACCATCACCGTGGCCGGAACCAACGACGCGCCCGACGCCGTTGACGACGTATCCACCGGCGTTATCGAGCAGGGCACTGAAATAGCGGGCATCGCCGCCGTATACGGCAATGTGCTGCACAACGACTCCGACATCGACAACGTGGGATACGAGGACCTCGACCCGGCCTACCGGGATCTGCTCCCCACCGACCCCGACGGCCTCGTGGAACTGGGCGTGGTCGGCATCTACAGTTACGGTTCCGGCCAGCATGACGGCACGCCGGACGCGGACGGCAACCTGACCGTGCAAGGCGAATTCGGCACCCTGGTCATCAATGGCGATGGCTCCTACGAGTACACCCTGGACCAGACCAGGGCCGACCCGCTGAACATCGGCGACACCCCGGACGAATACTTCGGCTACGCCATGTGGGATGGTGAAAAGTACGATTACGCCTACCTGCGTATCCCGGTGAACGGCTCCAACGACTCGCCCGTCGCCACCGTGGACGTGAATTCGTTTACCGAGGCGATCGACGACGCGGTCCCGGGCGACGTGTCCGGCAATGTCCTGGCCAACGACACGGACATCGACAACGTGGACCTCGGCGACGGCGGCACTCCCGAATTGACCGTATCCGACGTCGAGTACTCCGGCCCCGCCACCCCGCCCGTGCGGGTCAGCGATGCCTACACCGCCGATCTCGTCATTGAAGGCCGGTTCGGTACCCTGTACCTGAACAACGACGACAGCTACCACTACGTCGAGGACAAGACGGCCACCGACCCGCTGAACAGCGACGATCCGGCGGTCACCGACGTCTTCACCTACGAGGTCAACGACAACCAGACCGGCGGCGCACTGACCGACACCGCCACCCTGACCATCATCATCGGCGGGGCCAACGACTCGCCCGTCGCCACCATCGATACGCACGGCTTCACTGAGGCGGTGGATGACGCCCCGGCCCGCGCCGTATCCGGCAACGTGCTCGAAAACGACGCGGACGTGGACAACGTGGACCTCGGCGACCTCGGCACCCCCGAACTCACCGTGGACTCCATCGCTTACTCCGGCACAGGCACCCCGCCCGCACGGATCAGCGAGTTGTACATATCCGACCACATCGTGGAAGGAGAATTCGGCACCCTGTACCTGAACGACGACGGTTCCTACATCTATGTGGAAGACAAGGCGGCCACCGATCCGCTGAACAGCGACGACCCGGCGGTCACCGACGTCTTCACCTACGAAGTCAGCGACAACCAGACCGGCGGCGCGCTGACCGACACCGCCACCCTGACCATCACCATCGGCGGGGCCAACGACTCGCCCGTCGCGGTTCACGACGGTTCACACGAAATATTCATCACGAACACCGTGGAAACCGTCATCGACGACTGGAGCGGCGTGTCCGGCTCGATCATCTACGGTCCGGGCTACACCGTGACCGCCGAAGCGTTCGACACCGAAAACAACCCAATCAGCGACGTTCAGTTCACCACCTGGGGCAATGATCAACATCTGGGCATCTACACCAACGGCACGAGCGACGACCAGAAGGTTGACGATCAGAACGGCAAGGAACAGATCACCTTCGAGTTCGACACTGCGCAGAGCTCGTTCAGCATCGAGTTCATCGCCCAGGGCAACAACCACGTCAACGCCTGGGTCTACCCCATCGGTGGCGGCGCCCCGGTCATGTACGAAAACGTGGGCAACGCGGTGTTTATCACCCCGGGCTTCGAGTTCGATACCATCGTCTTCATCCCGGACGGTTCCTTCGGCATGGAGAGCCTGACCACGGTCACCGGCGGCGACAACCTGCTGACCGGATCGGCCGAGGGCAACGTTCTGGCCAACGACTACGACGTGGACAACGTGACCTTCGACGACGCGGCGGCAAGCGGCGATCCGAGCCTCATGGAACTGACCGTGAGCGACATCGACTCCAGCAACGTACCCGGCAACGCTCCGAGTTCGGGTTCCGACCTGGACGGCGACTATTGGACCGTGGACGGCGAGTTCGGCTCGTTGAAGATCTACGAGACCGGCGAATGGTCGTACACCCCGACCCCGGAAACGGACGGCGAAGGCGGCTGGCAGAACCTGGACCACAGTGTGGCCGATGTCTTCGAGTACACCGTGTCCGACGGATTCGGCGGCACCGATACGGCCTTCATTGAGGTCTCCCTGAACGTCAACACTTCGAGCGCGACCGGCGGTTCCGGCACCCTGGCGGGCAGCGCCGGCAACGACGTCCTCTTCCCGGCGGACGGCGACACCGTGTCCTCCGGAGCCGGTCACGACACCATCGTTATCGACCCGGTTCACCTGGGC
Coding sequences within it:
- a CDS encoding VCBS domain-containing protein, which encodes MTDTSTTQRPVIQVSLPGAGQSASYTLTADALVRFTFDLAEAEFIGNGNNLEILVEGGGRIILLDYLPLADANTLPVFEMLDGQQIEGEVYLFAFENDQPVTEQDIETAAGAATSGSGAGDYNDDPGALFDGLDALGPQGDAYGSQTFPTLEPATIDLPEAGPIPPVAVDDVNQVIESGWNREGGENGHYEGQDSFGLATGNLLLNDYDGDNIDYPETGGIQTELIVNTIDFPGNDFTGNNPGPTVVSDTGTQVNGQYGTLTVSADGSYEYVLDETLAAPLRQGQEVLEQFLYTAADPDGNVSNTATLTITVAGTNDAPDAVDDVSTGVIEQGTEIAGIAAVYGNVLHNDSDIDNVGYEDLDPAYRDLLPTDPDGLVELGVVGIYSYGSGQHDGTPDADGNLTVQGEFGTLVINGDGSYEYTLDQTRADPLNIGDTPDEYFGYAMWDGEKYDYAYLRIPVNGSNDSPVATVDVNSFTEAIDDAVPGDVSGNVLANDTDIDNVDLGDGGTPELTVSDVEYSGPATPPVRVSDAYTADLVIEGRFGTLYLNNDDSYHYVEDKTATDPLNSDDPAVTDVFTYEVNDNQTGGALTDTATLTIIIGGANDSPVATIDTHGFTEAVDDAPARAVSGNVLENDADVDNVDLGDLGTPELTVDSIAYSGTGTPPARISELYISDHIVEGEFGTLYLNDDGSYIYVEDKAATDPLNSDDPAVTDVFTYEVSDNQTGGALTDTATLTITIGGANDSPVAVHDGSHEIFITNTVETVIDDWSGVSGSIIYGPGYTVTAEAFDTENNPISDVQFTTWGNDQHLGIYTNGTSDDQKVDDQNGKEQITFEFDTAQSSFSIEFIAQGNNHVNAWVYPIGGGAPVMYENVGNAVFITPGFEFDTIVFIPDGSFGMESLTTVTGGDNLLTGSAEGNVLANDYDVDNVTFDDAAASGDPSLMELTVSDIDSSNVPGNAPSSGSDLDGDYWTVDGEFGSLKIYETGEWSYTPTPETDGEGGWQNLDHSVADVFEYTVSDGFGGTDTAFIEVSLNVNTSSATGGSGTLAGSAGNDVLFPADGDTVSSGAGHDTIVIDPVHLGDDTGTVNVADFSDDDRLALGNMEGANVTITSDSNDVSLVFSDIDGSDDITVNLLGVAPVHDAVNQTVEITTSADLNQLVQTIIDSGNDSIL